AttcgaccccggacctagacccgcttaaataaaataataaaaataaaaataaaaaatgaactttacagaacgcatttttgtttttcaaaaaaagaaattaaaaaataaaaattttactttcattttatgattaaaaaattaaaaaaataaaagtattaccaaacggTACCTTTAAAAATTAAGTCtagttacaaaattaaaatattaagagAGTATGTAgtgataaaattaaataaaaattataatttggtcaaaaaaattattaaatcaaTATTgtaaactaaaaaattacttATACCAAATATTCTCTTATATCTTTTTGACGACCCAATATAGTGTTTATCTACAGCTGAGTTGATGTTTCCACTTACAGAAAacgttaaaataaatatatccatttttttaatcacattaaataaaagaaaaataaaaatttggtgtttaattattttatatttctggTCAACATCAACTAGAACTTACTATATATTAGATACAtcgttttctttttctttttaattatgtaatatattattattaattaacctTGCTAGCTACTCTCATTCTGCTATTTTTAAAACTATGAATTAATTATAGTAGTGGTCTAATAGTCTGGGCTCATGTAagtcaaatatatattttttcaaacaaaaaaaatcactttgtaattaaaaaataataaaaaaaaatatatctgtatatatatatgtacataattaattattacagaATGTACACTCCCAGTCCCTaccattaattttaaaaaattaaatatgtatgTTAGAATATATAATGCCTATATCAACATCCATAATTTATACAATCTATTGTGAGGAATTATGCTTAATTCTTAAAAGGGGCATTATTGGAATGGGAACTCTTATAGGTAGTGGTTGCTATAAGGTCTACGAGATTGTTTAAGCTACCGAAAAAGTGAGAAAAAAATCTGCATCACGTGATTCTCTTtttctcatatatattatataaattagaaagaaaaaaaaagacattcataattcatataatttttgtGTCATTTTCATGTATAAGAAATGCCAAGTCACCCTAGTCAAGAATTTAGATAAGTGAAAGTCATAGGTTCTACACAAGAACCATATGTAACAATACATGTTACAATATGAGGTTTTATCAAAGCCAAATATCCTCCCATCATGTCATTATCTCTTCaactaaattattttgaattttgatcATTATAACGtggaaaaatataacaaaaatcaTTTTATAATGATACAATCACATCAAACAAATTGCAAAAATTGGTCTATTTATAGAGTAATAAATATACCTACACAAAATTATGATGATATTTTGGTGCATAATTTGTGTACATATATCATTACTCTTTTATCCGTCATCAATAGTTGAAAGcgaaataattctaaaaataatttctcaaaaaaaaatataattatccaACAAAATGTAATattaagaataataaacaagattAAAGGGAGGGGCAAGGTGGCTGCTACGGCTTTAACGGCTGCGATTTACAACATTCGGGGGTGCGCCGGCTCTGGTGCTTCGCATTCGGAATGAGGTGAAAATGGAGATTtcaacaattttaccaaaaaaatgaaacaaaataataacataatatcacCTTGTTTCTGAGCCTATTTTTGGTGATTAATCCTAAAATTGTTGTATCCCTTTAAACTAATCACTAAACCTACTACAAGTAACTTAATAAATTGTAAATTTAAGGGATATTTACGGTGAAACTCTTTTAATATTTGCAATTGTTACATTTATGAccttaataaaaaaagtaatgtcaaaagtattttattttacgaTTTTATTACAGTCGCATTCTTTTTTGGTTGTTAAGTAAGTGCCTATTAAGCCTGTTAAGTGTCAGCTCAAAAATACGTGGCGATATATATCTTTAGCTTATATAATACGTGGTCTAATAATATATTGCCACTTGTTTCTGAGCTGACACTTAATGGCCAAAAAAGGGTACAATCGCAACAAAGTCACAAGATAAGGTACTTTTGCTACTACTTTTTTTATTAAGGTCATATGTGTAACAATTATAAATGTTAAGAGCAAGTGCAAGGAGGCACTAAACTTTGGATTTGGTGTGTGTAATCCCTCCAACGAAGCAGCAAACGGTACATCATATATGCCGTGTGGCTACAGTGCACGGCATATATGCTGTGGCACTGTAGCTACaacattcattttttttttttttcattttgtaataataattattatttaatttatatttataaatattgatattatCATTTGTATTTATAAGATTAAAAATATTACTTCTACAATGTACTTCTTTAAAATAGATCCATCGATGCACTCTTATTTGTTGCATCTGAGAAAATTTTATAgcttaatttttatatagtcgtttacgttatagctatttaagacatCTAATAAAATgttgagaaatttaaaaaaatttaacacgccgaTAATAAGGTTCAAACTGTCTGTTGCACGCaaaactcttttattttatagatGCGTGAAATAGACTGTTTCAACTCTGTACATtctagttatttaagatatcctgcaaaatttcgaaaaaattcaaaacaaaaATGTAACAAGccgaaataaaatttaaattgtcTGTTGCACGagtgactcttttattttatttgaaggggtgtattgtaaaaataccttttaaattattgtgtgtaaatttaaatgtgaatactataattatttttactttattacaaaattaatataataataagtaatattttttagtgtaatttttggtgttgtggttggagtagaaataatttttaacaccaAATTTAATGATAGTGCAACACCAAATTTGATGAGCTCCTTGGAGATGCTCTAAGAGAGTTTCGTCGTAAATATCCCTAAATTTAATGCATGACTACAGATTTGATCTCTTCTGCTCCTTTAATTATGATTCTAAGAAGAGACCAACCAACAACTGCTGATAAAAAAATGTATGCATAATTTACTACAAAACTCTCTTGCTAAATTCTTGTTGCAAACCAATCCACCAGACCATCTTTACAGTGGATACTGATGTTTCAATCCCCAGAAGACTCATTTCGCAATAGATGAGTTCTTtcgattttttctttctttcctttaTATTATACTAGTTCTTCATTCAATTTACAATTTCTGCATCTAACATAAGCTCCGCCAGGGGTAGAAAATCGGCAAGGCTTTTCTGTGTTAGCGGCAATGATAACTTACCAGGTATTGTAAGGAGTTCTAATGGATCAAGAAGCTGATCAAGAAGGAAGTACAGTTATCCTGTGGCGAAACAACTTAGCCAATGTTCTGCGCTCGCAATCCTGAAAAATAATGGAGAAAGATGATTGGATTATAATTTGTTTCGGAAGCAAGCAATGATCAAGAATGGATATTGTATTTTAACATATGAAAAATCCTCACATTTCCTAATACCTCTCAAAATCTACCAGAAAGAATTATAATGTATCCTTTGGTTCTATTCATCTCGTAGTTGTCTTTGCAATTCTCAAGAatttttacagaattttttatGATGAGGAAGATGAAATGGGAGAATTTTAAGTATTGGATTTCTATATTGATCTTCAACAACAAAGAGTTTAAGGCCTACTTTGTGTTTGTGATCTTACAATCTTGTTtaattgtatgtatatattttatatattcaaGAAAATGAGAAGATACCTTGAACATATTGAAGTTGAATGGTTTATCAGGATTCATTCTCTTCAATTTCAGGTAAGTATATGCAAAACTTAGTTGATCACGGGAGGTGAATCGATCAACTTCATTAAACCAAAGGCAAGAAAATAGATTTGACATTGGCGTATGAGCTCGAACTATGAATGAACCTTCAGGAACATCTGTAAAATAACCAGCACACAaaattaggaacacaaactaaGATGAAATGAGTTAGAAAAATCCAGGGATATGTTCAAGAGACTTACAGCTCGGAAGAAGTTTATTTGGGTCAGAAGGATCGAACTTTGTTAGGCCATCAGACTGGTAAAAATTAAACTGTTCGTCTATGGCTGTATGATTGTACTTATTCAAACGCTTATTTTGAAGTACTTCTTCCCATACACAATGTCGATCATAATGGTTTGAAATGGCATATTCTGACTTTGTTCGCCATAAGAAGCGCTCAAGAATTAGCATTGGATCAATGTGAAGTCGCATCTTACTGTCGAGCCATATTGAATACCTTGAAAGAACATTGTTTAAAGAGAGAAACAAAAAAGGAAGAGACTCAATTGAAGGTCCAATGAAACAAATATTCTTCCTGTAACTAAATATACTGAAACTAGTTGTGGTAAATTACCTTGCGGAAGGGAAGAGTCTGTGTGACAAAAGCTTGGGAACTTTTCCAGTTCTTCTCATGTCCTTGTATGGTAAATTTCTGACAACAACTAATCTCCATAACCCAATCTTTCCTCCATCATCAGGAACATTTCCCTCCATAGACAATTTTGACAAAGTTTGTTCATCCACAAACATAacaaaacaaacattgtccTTGGAATATCCACTTATCTATGGAACATGCACACAAAAGGAAGTCATATGAACCATGTTTTGATAAGAAATTAGCATAAACACATAATCCCACAACACTCAAACCAAATTAATTGTTATGGGAACAAGTATGTTTCTGTCACTGATTATATTGATATGAAACATGTATTCTTGTCATCACTTATGATGATTGTGGAAAACAAAATCAAACTAGGGAAGAGAAGATTTACTTGCTTGCTAGTAGGCCTCCTCAAAAAGTCAGAGTTGCCAAAAATGCATGATGAAACAACAATCTTACATGTGTTCATGTATGCCTTGTCCTTTTCATTTATCTCAAATCCAGTGCTTGGGTACCCTGGTCGTCCTTTGACAAAGCCACAATGAAGAGTCTGATTCTTTGCATAGAAGGATTGTTGTCTTTCCTCAAGAGTCTGGTGCCCTCCAAATCTCAGATCAAAAACATTGTTCGAAGAGGTTTTTTGTTCTCGGTCAATGTACTTTAATGAAAACTGTGTAAAGTTCGTGAGGTCGCTGGGTTCAACAAGATAATCAACTGATTTAGCAAATCCAATTTCACAAGGAAAATCTGAAAAGCAAAATTACAACCAAAAGAATAAGTAAAATTCTTAAGCCATGATAGTGTACAAAACATGTAGTCAAGTTTGTATAATTGGGCACAGAAAGTAAAGTGCTAccaaaagaaattttaaaaactataGATGTAGATTCATAAAGCATAATATAGTTGATACAAGAAAACTCATACAACCACTTGGCTAGAACTCACCCCCGAAAGCTACCCTAAGAGAGGAGGGCGCCCGAGTATGTTATATACTACCAACCAATCTCATACTTAGTCACTGTGTGATCCTAACAATACACCCCCTTTAGAGGGGATGTCCATGGTGGCAACTCTACGGTGCCCACTATGGGCTCCCTTCTGCAATGTCGGTCCTACTCGAGGGTGCATATGACTCTAATCCCAATTGATATAACCACTAAGATAGAACTCACTCTCAAAAACTAGCCTAAGGTGTTCAAGTAGTTATATACTCTCATACTTAGTAAATGTGGGATCCTAACAAAAACAGACAAGAAACAATTCTTACGCTGTCTACCACGTTTGCTCCTTGGCGGCGGCGGtggcggtggtggtggtggtctaCCAGTCTCAGATTCCCTAAGGTCTGGGTGAGCTTGTTGTAGTATTAAAGGACTTTCTTCAAATTTTTCTATAAGGAATATGATTAGATTAACATTGATGAAGAAATGTcattaaaaaaacaaacttTTAGAACTATATAATTCCACATTGCAATGCCCATTTCTTGAAATGGATATTCTAACTAACAAAGATCAAACTTTAACAATATGCATACAAAAGGGTGATAGAATCTTACCATGAAAGGGGATCTTGTTTAGGTTGGAGAAAACCAGAAAACAAATGAGAAATGTGGTTCCAAACAAGAAGGTCCAGGTGGATAATTTGTGTCTGGGAAAGGGAATACGGCCAAATCTTTTTCCTCTTCGAACAAAACGAATGGCATTGTCATTGGAAAGACCTCTTTTCTCCAAGTAACGATAACAATTCATTGCTTGGTGATACACAAGTAATAGGCTTACATGGCTATGTTTGTTGTGATAGAATTACAAATCCAGGTTAGGTTTTAGCAGTGAACCGTGAACGAACTCTTCCGGTCTGAGCCTGATATCTGCGGCTGCCCCTGCGCCGGAGCTCTGAGGAGTGTggagagagaaagaagaagaggatTCGTTTGTGAAATTACTAATTTGTTTTTGTAAgaaataattttgttaataaatttaagggtaatatagtaattttataacaacttaattttctaggttctaatttttttatctctcctctatttttccttcttcttttttttttttttaataaaccgcgttttatattaaaacaaaatagttAGACCTTATGGTCATTACATATAAGGTTCGCCGGTATGGAAGATGGATCGATCATACTAGAAACATACTCGAGAAAAATCCACTTAGCCGCATTATAGGCAACAAAATTACATAATCttgaaataaacaaaaaattataactaatcaaAAGATTTGAGAGACTTTTACATATAAGCACATAGTTACCAATACCCCAAACGAAAGTGGTTCCCTTCAGTGTCTTGATAACTGTCTCAGAATCACTTTCAATAATCACAAAAGAATGTTTCCAACGGGTCACTGATTTCAGGGCTAACCCACAGCTTCTCCAATCAGAGGATCAGAGAAATTGAGAATGTTGCTAGCCACCCACAAAACCAACTCCTTGTGATCTCTCGCCAGAGCCACCACACACATTGAATCACTACCAATGTTAACATCACAATTGATCTTGACTCAATCTTATGGCAGGAGAGACCAAAAAGAAGGCGCATCCCTCACCGgcgtaaaaaacaaaatctgcataacatataaaaatagAGTCAATATAGTGCTTAAtgttacatatataattattattattataaactttATCGTTCCAATTCTTCCATATCGTGTCCACTATAATAGAGGCATACAGAAACAATTCCTGAACTTTTACTCCCTTATCCTTCAGGTTACATAAGAATTTGACCCAATCCTAATCCCATACCTTGTTTTCTTTCTTTGGTACCAAACTTAGTATTCtacatatttattatataaaatctaTAGTTATAGGTATTCATAATCATTCGATATGAACTAGAAGAGGAATAACTATTCAAATGAGAAAAATAACTAAGGCAAAGAGTAAACCACAATGCACATATACCAGGTATAGTTATGAGTACGATATTAGCATATACCACCCCATACCTGttagatatatacatatacgaatatgttttattaattatatatttgatttATCATACCATATTTTTTATTGGGGAATTatcttatatactattttttttaacttttttttcaaatttacggtttgagtttctaaagtggttgcagcggtagttgtaataggggtttctatacgattttttgttacaatttaagttgcaatagagatttttatgtagaatttcgtaaaaatatataaaaaaaaaaaaactgttttgaagtgtaaaaataaaaaaagctcattttttatttactttttaaaattttattaaatttatggttattgtgattttttttaatgttttgatGTCAAtaatgtgtttatttaatattatttaacaataaatatatatgtagttGGATTTGAGTTTGAAAAGCgtttaaaatgttatttaattaaattttatcaaaattaaattaaattactataatgacattttagaaaataattacTATTAACTGTTACGGGTAAGGTAACCATGGTTTTTCTCCAATGATCTATTGGTCCGCAGTGAAATTTAGTCGGTCATAAGTAAAAACATACTTTTGGAcccttattttgaaaaaaaaaatatgtaatattttcaaaatcagtAAGAAGTTatgagcatgtttggtattgttttctgttttttattttcaaaaaattatttttagaaatgagaacaaaaagtagtttttgaagtttttaaaaacaagtcatgtttggttattgttttttaaaaacaatattgaccaaaaatgaaatgatttttaaaacagaaaaattttcaaaattcttgttttttgtaattttattttctgaaaactgttttcaaaaaataattttctatttttaaaaacaaaaaacaatatttTAGTTATGGTGTCAAACATGCATTatgtttttctaaaaaaagaaaaattttggACTCCCTAGACAAGTTTTAGGCACAAGCTTAGTTTAACTATATTTAAAGAAGATagaaatagtaatttaaaaaccATCCCTAATATGCACTATTGTCATTCCTTGGTTAGAAAGTTgatgacactttttttttttacattcctAGTTGGTAAACAAAATTGcaattttctttaataaaataaaaaaataacaaaacaaaatgtaaataaaaattagatataaaaCAAGATAAACATATGTTTTTTAGAGCATAAAATATCTTATGCCTAACATTACTTTCATATaccattttataatttttcaacaattttttatattatttattaaaattaaaatatataagttgtaacttaatattaaaatatacaaatatctATCTCTTAACGTTTCATTTTTTCATATGTGGTTGAGGAAATAACACCatattttatatttcatttaagaaaACTTAGTCAATAAGATTCATATATCTTTCTTTTCATTTAAATTTCGTGACCAACTAAAATTCAAAAGTCAATAATAATCTAtacaagaaaacaaaataattaaattgatGATATTGATGGCTAGGGTGATTTACTAATAGTgagataaaaacaaacataaagttctcattttttttcattctaaattaagtcttttttatattattaatagaagagaaaatttttaacacaagctctcaaaaatttatatttgatgCTCATAAGTTTTAACTTCAAAAATTACCGGTAAAATCTTCAAGTTCACGTTTTTTTCTAAATCCgttagtctttttttaattgattcattatatactaataaaatatcacatgtcaattttttattagtccaaaatatagttttaattaaaaataatttaaaaccaaaagaaattaaaataattatttttaaatcataaaaaagaaaaaaatcattatTCTTCGTTCTCTTCACACCtcatcttcttccttcaatCCAAATTTCACCAAAATTCACAGCATTTACTCTTTGCACCTCCCTCCATCTTTCTCCTTCTTGTTTCTCAAGCATGGTCCGCACAACAAGTCGCACGGCCAACTCCCAACCATAATGATCCATCTtgaacacgaaaacaacataattgGAAGAACAACTttctataacaaaaaaaattacaaaaatatgaaagaTCAATAATTTACTAGAGTAATCTTGAGATAGGACCTGAATAACCAATCAAttagaggaaaaaaaaagaagttttgacaaaaaatattgaattttgtaacaccatctctctctctctcaataattttgtacttacaaatcaagaaaaataaatggatCTTCGGTTGTTCATAAAGGTGGAAGGTTCGATTTTGGGGACAATGATGTCATTAATACGGTGGAGAACTGTAAAATAAAGAAGATTCAATATAAATGTTTAACGTGTATAAGAATGTACACATTAAAATTATAGTTTAGAGAGTTAAAATATTGAAAGGATTTAGCCgcaaaaaacttattaaaattttaaaaataattaaacaatttgaaaaattgtttatttttattaaaaacaaactatttagataaaaaaaaaatatattaaaacttaatatttgtaaaacagtatttttttcttcaaaaatctagatttttctaagtaaacataatattattttttagtttaatttgcaatattttttaaaataattttatatttttattgaattttaattattattttttactttttaacatatgagtttataaatataaacaagtttagtttttctttttttttttttcaaaaaatcttagtttatttaaattatttattgaatttttaataattgtagtttgatttttttttttaatattttttaattaatttaatattttcatcaggtttttataatttttattaatttttctttagaATTAATAgaacaatatattttttaaaattaatatttttaataaaaaagagcaaaattttatattgatcaaagttcagggggtaaaaatacttatttttaatggtaaaataacaaaatctaaTAGAATGGACATAATTAtataattgttat
This region of Cannabis sativa cultivar Pink pepper isolate KNU-18-1 chromosome 7, ASM2916894v1, whole genome shotgun sequence genomic DNA includes:
- the LOC115698312 gene encoding probable hexosyltransferase MUCI70 isoform X1; the encoded protein is MNCYRYLEKRGLSNDNAIRFVRRGKRFGRIPFPRHKLSTWTFLFGTTFLICFLVFSNLNKIPFHEKFEESPLILQQAHPDLRESETGRPPPPPPPPPPRSKRGRQHFPCEIGFAKSVDYLVEPSDLTNFTQFSLKYIDREQKTSSNNVFDLRFGGHQTLEERQQSFYAKNQTLHCGFVKGRPGYPSTGFEINEKDKAYMNTCKIVVSSCIFGNSDFLRRPTSKQISGYSKDNVCFVMFVDEQTLSKLSMEGNVPDDGGKIGLWRLVVVRNLPYKDMRRTGKVPKLLSHRLFPSARYSIWLDSKMRLHIDPMLILERFLWRTKSEYAISNHYDRHCVWEEVLQNKRLNKYNHTAIDEQFNFYQSDGLTKFDPSDPNKLLPSYVPEGSFIVRAHTPMSNLFSCLWFNEVDRFTSRDQLSFAYTYLKLKRMNPDKPFNFNMFKDCERRTLAKLFRHRITVLPS
- the LOC115698312 gene encoding probable hexosyltransferase MUCI70 isoform X2, which codes for MNCYRYLEKRGLSNDNAIRFVRRGKRFGRIPFPRHKLSTWTFLFGTTFLICFLVFSNLNKIPFHESPLILQQAHPDLRESETGRPPPPPPPPPPRSKRGRQHFPCEIGFAKSVDYLVEPSDLTNFTQFSLKYIDREQKTSSNNVFDLRFGGHQTLEERQQSFYAKNQTLHCGFVKGRPGYPSTGFEINEKDKAYMNTCKIVVSSCIFGNSDFLRRPTSKQISGYSKDNVCFVMFVDEQTLSKLSMEGNVPDDGGKIGLWRLVVVRNLPYKDMRRTGKVPKLLSHRLFPSARYSIWLDSKMRLHIDPMLILERFLWRTKSEYAISNHYDRHCVWEEVLQNKRLNKYNHTAIDEQFNFYQSDGLTKFDPSDPNKLLPSYVPEGSFIVRAHTPMSNLFSCLWFNEVDRFTSRDQLSFAYTYLKLKRMNPDKPFNFNMFKDCERRTLAKLFRHRITVLPS